A DNA window from Actinomadura coerulea contains the following coding sequences:
- a CDS encoding Fpg/Nei family DNA glycosylase, which produces MPEGHTIHRLAAEHQRMFGGLAVSATSPQGRFAEGARWLDGRVLSVADAHGKHLLLGFDDDRTLHVHLGIYGRYAFGEGPAPAPVGLVRLRLEGGGRYADLRGPNTCELLAPGEVKLLRDRLGPDPLRGDADPELAWRRIGRARAPIAVLLMDQSVVAGPGNIYRAEVLFRQGIDPRLPGRRLGARQWAALWDDLVGLMAAGVRAGRIDTVRPEHMPEAMGRAPRVDGHGREVYVYRRAGLPCLVCGTAVATVEVAGRNLFWCPGCQPSAV; this is translated from the coding sequence ATGCCCGAGGGACACACGATCCACCGTCTGGCCGCCGAACATCAGCGGATGTTCGGCGGCCTCGCCGTTTCCGCCACGAGTCCGCAGGGGCGGTTCGCCGAGGGGGCGCGGTGGCTGGACGGGCGGGTGCTGTCGGTGGCGGACGCGCACGGCAAGCATCTGCTTCTGGGGTTCGACGATGATCGGACGCTGCATGTGCATCTGGGCATCTACGGCCGCTACGCGTTCGGGGAGGGGCCGGCGCCGGCTCCGGTGGGGTTGGTGCGGCTCCGGCTGGAGGGCGGCGGGCGGTACGCGGATCTTCGGGGACCTAATACCTGCGAGCTACTCGCTCCGGGTGAGGTGAAGCTGCTGCGTGATCGGCTGGGGCCGGATCCGTTGCGCGGGGACGCCGATCCGGAGTTGGCGTGGCGGCGGATCGGCCGGGCGCGGGCGCCGATCGCGGTGCTGCTGATGGATCAGTCGGTGGTGGCGGGGCCGGGGAACATCTACCGGGCGGAGGTGCTGTTCCGGCAGGGGATCGATCCGCGGTTGCCGGGGCGGCGGCTGGGTGCGCGGCAGTGGGCGGCGCTGTGGGACGACCTGGTGGGGTTGATGGCGGCGGGGGTGCGTGCGGGGCGGATCGACACGGTGCGGCCGGAGCACATGCCGGAGGCGATGGGTCGTGCGCCGCGGGTGGACGGTCATGGCAGGGAGGTGTACGTGTACCGGCGGGCGGGGCTGCCGTGTCTGGTGTGCGGGACGGCGGTGGCGACGGTGGAGGTGGCGGGGCGGAATCTGTTCTGGTGTCCGGGGTGCCAGCCGTCGGCGGTGTGA
- a CDS encoding helix-turn-helix transcriptional regulator — protein sequence MRASRLLSLLLLLQTRERMTARQLAAELEVSVRTVYRDVESLSAAGVPVYADRGPDGGYRLLNGYRTRLTGLTATEAESLTLSALPGPASQLGLGDVLAAELKLMAALPPDLRTRASRIRERFHLDAPGWFRTPDDVPHLHAIADAVWNQHRIEVLYRRWRRPQQVTRHLEPLGVVLKAGSWYLIARPAPSDPPDTGTADSDTAGDAPDGIARDPRTYRVSRVLTLRALPGHFDRPHGFDLAAFWAAYAERFEADAYREHATVKLSPDGLTRSQILLPPTMARAALDTATPPGPDGWIHATLPIESVRHAHVEFLKLGADVEVIDPPHLRDMIADTARALAARYTPDHTRPTIGREDPRGG from the coding sequence ATGCGCGCGAGCCGGCTGCTGTCCCTCCTGCTGCTCCTGCAGACCAGGGAACGCATGACCGCCCGCCAACTCGCCGCCGAACTGGAAGTGTCCGTCCGCACCGTCTACCGCGACGTCGAATCCCTCAGCGCCGCCGGCGTCCCCGTCTACGCCGACCGCGGCCCCGACGGCGGCTACCGCCTCCTCAACGGCTACCGCACCCGCCTCACCGGCCTCACCGCCACCGAAGCCGAATCCCTCACCCTGTCCGCCCTGCCCGGCCCCGCCTCCCAGCTCGGCCTCGGCGACGTCCTGGCCGCCGAACTCAAACTCATGGCCGCCCTGCCACCCGACCTGCGCACCCGCGCCTCCCGCATCCGCGAACGCTTCCACCTCGACGCCCCCGGCTGGTTCCGCACCCCCGACGACGTCCCCCACCTGCACGCCATCGCCGACGCCGTCTGGAACCAGCACCGCATCGAGGTGCTCTACCGCCGCTGGCGCCGCCCCCAGCAGGTCACCCGCCACCTGGAACCCCTCGGCGTCGTCCTCAAGGCGGGCTCCTGGTACCTCATCGCCCGCCCCGCCCCCAGCGACCCGCCCGACACCGGCACCGCCGACAGCGACACCGCCGGCGACGCACCCGACGGCATCGCGCGCGACCCCCGCACCTACCGCGTCTCACGCGTCCTGACCCTGCGCGCCCTCCCCGGCCACTTCGACCGCCCCCACGGATTCGACCTCGCCGCCTTCTGGGCCGCCTACGCCGAACGCTTCGAAGCCGACGCCTACCGCGAGCACGCCACCGTCAAACTCTCCCCCGACGGCCTCACCCGCTCCCAGATCCTCCTCCCGCCCACCATGGCCCGCGCCGCCCTCGACACCGCCACCCCACCCGGCCCCGACGGCTGGATCCACGCCACCCTCCCCATCGAATCCGTCCGCCACGCCCACGTCGAATTCCTCAAACTCGGCGCCGACGTCGAGGTCATCGACCCCCCGCACCTCCGCGACATGATCGCCGACACCGCCCGCGCCCTCGCCGCCCGCTACACCCCCGACCACACCCGCCCCACCATCGGACGCGAAGACCCGCGAGGAGGCTGA
- a CDS encoding serine hydrolase domain-containing protein, which produces MVSTLRKRLTVAMGVAALLAADVAPAAARPAGSVEGLRRDVEAVRALGVSGVQARVVAADGRRSVVVSGTAELGTGRPVPSEGFFRMASTSKTLVAVVVLQLVAEGRLSLDDSVERWLPGVVRGNGNDGGRIILRQLLQHTGGIHDDLPGYTTPGEYYRQRYDVHEPEELVARAMAHAPDFPPGEGWAYSNTGYVLLGMVVQKVTGRGAHEEIRDRVVRPVGLDRTRWLGTSPTLPRPHARAYQFFGPGSRVDVTDQVTVDYGNLSWVTTTRDENRLFRALLSGRLLPARQLAEMKRTVPVSAEVERMWPGGRYGLGLVERPLSCGGSYWGHEGGDGGYITLNGVTGDGRRSAVVSMSEARGDSLEHVLEQEDAASALIDHALCAGGSGAS; this is translated from the coding sequence ATGGTTTCGACTCTGCGAAAGCGCCTCACTGTGGCGATGGGTGTCGCCGCCCTGCTCGCCGCTGATGTGGCTCCGGCCGCGGCGCGTCCTGCCGGTTCTGTGGAGGGTTTGCGCCGGGACGTCGAGGCGGTCCGCGCTCTGGGGGTCAGTGGCGTGCAGGCCCGGGTGGTCGCGGCTGACGGCCGGCGGTCGGTCGTGGTCAGTGGGACGGCGGAGCTGGGCACGGGGCGTCCGGTTCCTTCTGAGGGCTTTTTCCGTATGGCGAGCACGTCCAAGACGCTGGTGGCCGTCGTGGTGTTGCAGTTGGTGGCCGAGGGCAGGCTATCTCTGGACGACAGCGTCGAGCGCTGGCTGCCGGGGGTCGTGCGGGGGAACGGCAACGACGGCGGCCGGATCATTCTGCGTCAGCTGCTTCAGCACACCGGCGGAATCCACGATGATCTTCCTGGGTACACCACGCCGGGGGAGTACTACCGGCAGCGCTATGACGTCCACGAGCCTGAGGAACTGGTGGCGCGGGCGATGGCTCATGCGCCGGACTTCCCGCCTGGGGAGGGCTGGGCGTATTCCAACACCGGGTATGTGCTGCTGGGCATGGTCGTGCAGAAGGTGACGGGGCGGGGCGCTCACGAGGAGATCAGGGACCGTGTTGTGCGTCCGGTGGGTCTCGACCGGACGCGGTGGCTCGGCACGTCGCCGACGCTGCCCCGGCCGCATGCCAGGGCTTACCAGTTCTTCGGTCCGGGTTCGCGGGTGGATGTCACCGATCAGGTGACGGTGGACTACGGGAACCTTTCGTGGGTGACGACGACGCGGGATGAGAATCGTCTGTTCCGTGCGCTGCTTTCGGGGCGTCTGCTGCCGGCGCGGCAGTTGGCGGAGATGAAGCGGACCGTTCCGGTGAGTGCTGAGGTTGAGCGGATGTGGCCGGGCGGCCGGTACGGGCTGGGTCTGGTCGAGCGTCCTTTGAGCTGTGGCGGGTCGTACTGGGGGCATGAGGGCGGGGACGGCGGTTACATCACGTTGAACGGTGTGACGGGTGACGGGCGGCGGAGCGCGGTGGTGTCGATGTCGGAGGCGCGGGGTGATTCGCTGGAGCACGTCCTGGAGCAGGAGGACGCGGCCAGTGCCCTGATCGACCATGCGCTGTGCGCCGGGGGTTCCGGCGCTTCGTGA
- a CDS encoding fatty acid desaturase family protein produces MPATLSAPSRPSERSAGSDFAPLARRVRESGLLDRRRGYYARAIGLNLAATAAVWGAVAWAGDAWWTVLLGIPLAVLSARAAFLGHDAGHRQIASSARANRWLGLLLGNLLLGMGHGWWSDKHNRHHANPNHVGKDPDVGEGVLAWTSEQAKGKRGVLRWVARHQAALFFPLLTLEGVNLKLGSLLFLRGRSRRDQVLEGGLLVVHAVAFLGLAFALLPVGQALALVAVQHAVFGVHLGAVFAPNHKGMAMPEPGERWGHLRRQVLTSRNVRGGVVTDWLMGGLNYQIEHHLFPGVPRCSLRRLRPLVREHCAAVGLPYTETGLVESYRLALGHMREVGEPLR; encoded by the coding sequence ATGCCCGCGACCCTGTCCGCTCCGTCCCGGCCGTCCGAAAGGTCGGCCGGGAGTGATTTCGCGCCGCTGGCACGGCGCGTCCGCGAGAGCGGGCTGCTGGACCGGCGGCGCGGCTACTACGCGCGGGCCATCGGGTTGAACCTGGCGGCGACCGCGGCGGTGTGGGGGGCGGTCGCGTGGGCGGGGGACGCCTGGTGGACGGTCCTGCTGGGGATACCGCTGGCCGTGCTGTCGGCGCGGGCCGCGTTCCTCGGGCATGACGCGGGGCACCGGCAGATCGCGTCGAGCGCTCGGGCGAACCGGTGGCTGGGGCTGCTGCTGGGGAACCTTCTGCTGGGGATGGGGCACGGGTGGTGGAGCGACAAGCACAACCGGCATCACGCCAATCCGAACCATGTCGGCAAGGACCCCGATGTGGGGGAGGGTGTGCTGGCGTGGACCAGTGAGCAGGCAAAAGGCAAGCGGGGCGTTCTGCGGTGGGTGGCGCGGCACCAGGCCGCGTTGTTCTTCCCGCTGCTGACGCTGGAGGGCGTGAACCTGAAGCTGGGGAGCCTGCTGTTCTTGCGTGGGCGTTCGCGGCGGGACCAGGTGCTGGAGGGCGGCCTGCTGGTCGTCCATGCGGTGGCGTTCCTGGGGCTGGCGTTCGCGTTGCTGCCGGTGGGGCAGGCGCTGGCGTTGGTGGCCGTTCAGCACGCGGTGTTCGGGGTGCACTTGGGTGCGGTGTTCGCGCCGAACCACAAGGGGATGGCGATGCCGGAGCCGGGGGAGCGGTGGGGGCATCTGCGGCGGCAGGTTCTGACGTCGCGGAACGTGCGGGGCGGTGTGGTGACGGACTGGCTGATGGGCGGTCTGAACTACCAGATCGAGCATCACCTGTTCCCGGGGGTGCCGCGGTGCAGCCTGCGGCGGCTGCGGCCGCTGGTGCGCGAGCACTGCGCGGCGGTGGGGTTGCCGTACACGGAGACGGGGCTGGTGGAGTCGTACCGGTTGGCGCTGGGGCACATGCGGGAGGTCGGGGAGCCGCTGCGCTAG